In Tenacibaculum sp. 190524A02b, the genomic stretch AAAATCCTTTAAACAAAAATGGAGAAAAACGCCCACGAGTTGGCACATTTCTAGCCGATGGTGAATAGGGTGTAAATACGCGAATACCATCTACAAAAATTTGGGTTTCTCCTGCATCTCCACCTCTCACAAATAAACGTCCATCCTCACCTACTGTAGATGTTCCTGGTAAGGTTTGTAACGCCCCTACAAAATCACCTAATGCACTTGCCGTAGTAACTACATCTAAAGGTTTCAAAGCAGTTACTTTTGCATTATCTCCCGCCTCAAAAGAACCAGCATTAATAGTTACTGCATCCAAGGTATTTACATCTTCTTTTAATTTAATTGTTAGTTTTTTCATCGCTGAAACTTCTGTTATTTTGGTATACGTTTCAAAAGAAATAAAAGAAACAACCAAGGTTTGTGTTCCTTTTTCAGAAGTTTCAAAACTAAAGGCTCCTTTTTCATCAGAAGAACCTCCATCGTAACTTCCTTCCACGTAAACATTAGCTCCTTCAATTGCTTTTCCTTGTGTATCCGTTACCGTTCCTGAAATGGTTTCTTGTGCCATGATTACAAATGGTAATAGTATTAGTATAGTAGTTATTAGTAATTTTTTCATGTTGTTTTTACTACAGTTAATTAATTTTTACACTTCAAAATTGCAACAGATTCAAGTACTTTACTAAAAAGAGCTACCCAACTGTAATTTTTTAATGACGAATTGTTATGCCGCAAATGTAGCTGTGAATTTCTCTTATAACTTTTACATTTCTTGCGATGTAGTTTACAAATCTTGCTAAAAAGTGTACCTTTACCGCAACTATTAAAGTTACCAATGGCACACGATTTAAGTAATTACAGAAAGTCCTACGAAAAACAAGAACTGCTTGAAAAAAACTGCCCTGAAAATCCTATAGAACTTTTTAGAAACTGGTTTTTAACTGCTGACGAATCCGAAATGGTTGACGAAGCAAATGCAATGACTATTGCTACAGTGGGTTTAGACGGTTTTCCTAAAAACAGAGTGGTTTTATTAAAAAAGTATACTTGGGAAGGTTTTATTTTTTATACCAATTATAATTCCGAAAAAGGAAAAGCTATTTTAGAAAACAACCATGTTTGTTTGTCCTTTTTTTGGCCTGGCTTAGAACGACAAGTTATTATAAAAGGAAATGCTGAAAAGCTAGCGCCTAATTTATCGGATGGTTATTTTGATTCAAGACCAGACGGTAGTAAACTGGGTGCTTGGGCTTCCAATCAAAGTGAAGTTGTTGCTTCTAGAGAAGCTTTAGATCAAAGTTTAGTGGATTTAGAAACTCGGTTTAAAAATCAAGAAATACCTAGACCAGAACATTGGGGAGGTTTTCTTGTAAAGCCTATTTCTATTGAGTTTTGGCAAGGGCGTCCTAACCGAATGCATGACAGGATTCGTTATACGCTACAAAAAGATTTTTCTTGGATACTTGAACGTTTAGCTCCTTAGTTTTATATTTACCCATTGTTTATAATTAAATGAAAACTATCTACATTGTTCGTCACGCAAAATCATCATGGAAATATGATAGCGTTAAAGATATTGACCGGCCTTTGAAAGAGCGTGGTATTACAGACGCTCATTTATTATCAAAGTACCTTTCAAAAAAAATAGACAAACCCGATGTTTTTGTATCTAGTAGTGCCAACAGAGCTTTGCATACTGCTGTAATTTTTTGCGAAAACTTTGGTTATCCCTTATCTAACTTGCAAATTAAACGTCAATTGTATAGTTTTAGTGATGGATACTTGGTAAAAACTGTAATGGCTTTGGATGATAGCTTTAATAGTGCCATTATTTTTAGTCATGACCATGGTATCAATACGTTTGTAAACAAGTTTGGAAGCAAACCAATAGCTCATGTACCTACATGTGGCGTTATTGGCATTGAGTTTTCAGAAAAGCACTGGAAAAATATTAAAAAAGGAAATACTAAGTTAATTGAGTTCCCTAAACATCATAGATAAAATAACTAATTTTGAAAATAACGAAATATGGAGCCATTGATATTGGCTCAAATGCTGTAAGATTATTAGTTGCCAATGTAATTGAAGAAGAAGATAAAGATCCACAATTTAAAAAATCATCATTGGTACGTGTTCCTATTCGTTTAGGAGCAGATGCCTTTGTATCTGGAGCTATTTCAGAGAAAAATATTAACCGAATGATTGACACCATGAATGCTTTTAAATTAATTATGAAAGTACATGGGGTTGAAAAGTACAAAGCTTGTGCTACTTCTGCCATGCGTGAAGCTAGTAACGGTGAAGAAGTTGTAAAAGCAATTAAAAAGAAAACCGAAGTAGTTATTGATATTATTGACGGTAAAAAAGAAGCCGCTATT encodes the following:
- the pdxH gene encoding pyridoxamine 5'-phosphate oxidase, whose product is MAHDLSNYRKSYEKQELLEKNCPENPIELFRNWFLTADESEMVDEANAMTIATVGLDGFPKNRVVLLKKYTWEGFIFYTNYNSEKGKAILENNHVCLSFFWPGLERQVIIKGNAEKLAPNLSDGYFDSRPDGSKLGAWASNQSEVVASREALDQSLVDLETRFKNQEIPRPEHWGGFLVKPISIEFWQGRPNRMHDRIRYTLQKDFSWILERLAP
- a CDS encoding histidine phosphatase family protein, whose product is MKTIYIVRHAKSSWKYDSVKDIDRPLKERGITDAHLLSKYLSKKIDKPDVFVSSSANRALHTAVIFCENFGYPLSNLQIKRQLYSFSDGYLVKTVMALDDSFNSAIIFSHDHGINTFVNKFGSKPIAHVPTCGVIGIEFSEKHWKNIKKGNTKLIEFPKHHR